In Isosphaera pallida ATCC 43644, the sequence TGGATGCGTGTCTGTTTCGCCCCGATCGGCCCCATCGGGAGACAATCCGAACCCAACTGGGATTCGGGCCGGAGACGGTGGTGGTGGGCCACGTGGGGCGTCTCGCGCCGGAGAAGAACTGCGGTTATCTCGCCGAGGCGCTGGAGATTTTGGGCCGTCACCATCCCGAAGTGGGCTATCTGGTGGTGGGGGATGGGCCGATCCGCGCGGAACTGGAGCGCAACCTGGGGCCGCGGGGACGATTCGTGGGGTTTCGCACTGGCGAAGACTTGGCCGACCATTACGCTGCGTGTGACCTGTTTGCCTTCGCCGGTCTGACCGAGACCTTCGGCAACGTCTTGATGGAGGCGATGGCCAGCGGTCTTCCCGTGGTGGCGTTGGCCGTTGGCGGTCCTGCCGACGTGGTTCAAGACGGGATCACTGGGCGGTTGCTCCCCGGCGACACGCCGCCGGAGCGATTCGCAACCGCCTTAGCTCAACTGATCGAGCATCCCGACCAACGCCGACAGTGGGCCAAGCAGGCTCGCCAATACGCAGAAACCCAGACCTGGTCCGCGATCATGCAGGGGCTTCGCGACCACTACCTCAGGGTGTGCGCCGAGAGCAGTAACTCGAGTACAGCCGTTGCCAGGACAATGTCGCTGTGACATGGCGGAGGGATCACGGGCAATCTGACGATTGAAGCGGTTGGAATCGCGTGAACCGTCAGGCAATCGCCCTCCTGTTCTTGCGAACACGCATTTTATCGGGAAGAGTTGAAGGTTGAGAGGGCCGATTGCCGAAATTTCGGTCTGGTCAACCGCGCCGATTCCCTGTAAACGAGGTTCGCCATCGTGAACGAGCCTGGACGTCTTCCCACTCCCCGCCCACCGGGTCGTTGGAACCGGGAACTGGTTCAGCCTCGGCACACGCTGGCCACGTGGACCGACCAGTGGGTCGTCCGCGTGTCGCGGCCCCTCATGGTGGAGGGTTGCCGGATCGGTTCGTCGTCACGGATCGACGCGAATCGGTTCACCCAAGGAAGGGTTGCGGGTTGCTGCTTCTTTGCCGCACGACGTTCGACGAGCTCGCGGTTCATTCCTTCGGTGCGGTCGGTTCGACGGGACGAGGACGGCTCACCCGTTGATCGGCTCCGGCTTCCTTCGCGCTTCGAGTCGAACTCGCTGGGCGGCGCGGGTGAGTTGCGGACAACTTCCACGAGGTTCAGCGATCTCGCGGAGATTCCCGCCAACTTGTCGTGGTCGCCGTCTCGTCGGAAAGGAGTCCGTGCGGCATGTCGCTGACCACTGCTTTCGCCCTCGCATTGGGACTAATTCTGGCCGATCCCGGCCAAACCGTCGCCAACCTTGCCGCGGATTCGGAGCAGAGTCTCGATCGCTCCCGATCCGCCTCCTCGCTGGATGCGCCGATCCTTCTGAATTTTCATTCGGCGCGGTGCGGCCCATGTCTTCAAGTTCGTCCTGAAATTCAGCGTCTTGTGAACAACCGTTACCCGGTTCGTTCCATCGAGATTGGCGAACATCCCGAATGGGCCCGACGGTTTGGCGTGGAAAGCGTGCCCACCTTCATTGTGGTGACGCCTGAGGGGCGGGAGCTTGGTCGGACTTCTGGTTATCAACCGGCCGAGCGCTTGGCCGCGTTTTATCGTGCGGCTCGCAAGGAGTGGAGCGAGCGTCAAGCGCTCATTGAGCGACGCGGATCCGACGACGAGTTGGAGCACGCCCCGGCCACGCCGCGCAACCAAAGCGACCGTCCAAGGGTGGTGCCCATTTCCAACGAGACGGCGATTGTCCAGACCGGTCCGGATCCGGCCTCTGAGTCGTCGAGCGGTAACGCCGCCTCGTCGTTCCGCAATCCCAAGCCCTGGCAGACCGTGGTGCGGATCCAGGTCCACATTCCAGCCGGTCCTGGTACGCCCGCGGCGGTGGGCAAC encodes:
- a CDS encoding glycosyltransferase family 4 protein — its product is MRVTLVTETFFPQINGVSRTLGKLVDHLRSVGDTVQVIHPDYGAPPASPWDVTLKAVPLPFYKEVVVPLPPFGKVDRAVREFRPDLIHIATEATLGLHALLASRRWGAPVVSSFHTNFDQYTSHYRLGFIEPFVRRYLRWFHNRTRATFVPTPGLRRKLEAMGFERLHVWPRGVDACLFRPDRPHRETIRTQLGFGPETVVVGHVGRLAPEKNCGYLAEALEILGRHHPEVGYLVVGDGPIRAELERNLGPRGRFVGFRTGEDLADHYAACDLFAFAGLTETFGNVLMEAMASGLPVVALAVGGPADVVQDGITGRLLPGDTPPERFATALAQLIEHPDQRRQWAKQARQYAETQTWSAIMQGLRDHYLRVCAESSNSSTAVARTMSL